A genomic segment from Pyrodictium occultum encodes:
- the psmB gene encoding archaeal proteasome endopeptidase complex subunit beta has translation MSYQDYAGATAVGIRGKDYVVLAAEKRISYGGFIVSKSGKKVYKITDYIGIALAGLFADMQAISKMLRAEIEYHSLVVGRRMSVRAAAKLLANILYSNKYFPFLSETLIGGIEPDGTPRLYVMDPLGSLIEDDYAAIGSGAPVAIGVLEKDYRSDLDADAARQLAIDAIKAAIARDAISGDGIDLLVIKRTDKGVESKDESIRL, from the coding sequence ATGAGTTACCAGGACTACGCTGGCGCAACTGCTGTCGGCATACGGGGCAAGGACTACGTGGTTCTCGCTGCGGAGAAGCGTATAAGCTATGGAGGCTTCATAGTAAGCAAGTCGGGCAAGAAAGTCTACAAGATAACCGATTATATAGGCATAGCCCTGGCGGGGCTGTTCGCCGATATGCAGGCAATAAGTAAGATGCTGAGAGCGGAGATTGAGTACCATAGCCTGGTAGTGGGTAGACGCATGAGCGTTAGAGCGGCTGCCAAGCTCCTAGCAAACATACTATACTCGAACAAGTACTTCCCATTCCTCTCCGAGACGCTGATAGGCGGCATAGAGCCGGACGGCACCCCCCGGCTCTACGTGATGGACCCGCTGGGCTCGCTGATAGAGGACGACTATGCGGCTATAGGCTCGGGCGCCCCGGTAGCTATAGGCGTGCTCGAGAAGGATTACCGCAGCGACCTCGACGCTGACGCGGCCAGGCAGCTAGCCATAGACGCTATAAAGGCCGCCATAGCGCGCGACGCCATATCGGGCGATGGCATTGACCTGCTCGTGATAAAGCGGACCGATAAAGGCGTGGAGTCCAAGGATGAGTCCATAAGGCTCTAG
- a CDS encoding TFIIB-type zinc ribbon-containing protein, translating to MSSREYQNYYTASTTRRCPHCGSEQLVLDPQQGILVCRSCGAVIDDTVFDATPHNAAPIQGGEPARLTQTERSRVRLTVLQVSITRRLSRMLDTIDIGDLLDYANTNTVEIIELYKTPCIKKLLKSLHKPEERKAALEAAVALRKGDYPLASMLASQYRVGRRKMKLIIRRVMECLGIARAMEALATA from the coding sequence TTGAGTAGCCGCGAGTACCAGAACTACTACACGGCAAGCACTACCAGGAGGTGCCCCCACTGCGGCTCCGAACAACTAGTCCTCGACCCCCAGCAGGGTATACTCGTCTGCCGCAGCTGCGGCGCCGTGATAGACGATACCGTATTCGACGCAACACCTCACAACGCAGCCCCTATCCAAGGGGGCGAGCCTGCTAGGCTAACGCAGACGGAGAGAAGCAGAGTTAGGCTAACAGTTCTACAAGTCTCCATTACACGCCGCTTATCAAGGATGCTCGACACGATAGATATCGGTGACCTACTAGACTACGCTAATACAAATACGGTTGAAATAATCGAGTTGTACAAGACCCCCTGCATCAAGAAGCTCTTGAAGTCCCTCCATAAGCCGGAGGAGAGGAAAGCCGCGCTGGAGGCAGCAGTGGCTCTGAGAAAGGGTGACTACCCCCTAGCCTCGATGCTCGCAAGCCAGTACAGGGTAGGCAGGAGGAAGATGAAGCTTATCATACGCAGAGTCATGGAGTGCCTAGGCATAGCGAGAGCCATGGAGGCTCTGGCTACAGCCTAG
- a CDS encoding lipoate protein ligase C-terminal domain-containing protein: MSSVLRSMERVVRPPGGKTLEIALQLDDGCRVSQVSITGDFFVYPPEALEALEDALRGCSSTSCITKAVRQTAERAEALGFTWSQLAAALTRMYDEACSAPSSRQPP; the protein is encoded by the coding sequence GTGTCCAGCGTCTTGAGGAGCATGGAGCGGGTAGTTAGGCCGCCTGGGGGAAAGACTCTTGAGATAGCACTCCAGCTGGACGACGGCTGTAGGGTTAGCCAGGTATCTATTACGGGCGACTTCTTCGTCTACCCTCCCGAGGCCCTTGAAGCGCTGGAGGATGCGCTCAGAGGCTGCAGCAGCACTAGCTGCATAACCAAGGCCGTGAGGCAGACGGCAGAGAGAGCCGAGGCGCTTGGCTTCACTTGGAGCCAGCTTGCGGCAGCGCTTACACGCATGTATGACGAAGCCTGCAGCGCTCCTAGCAGCAGGCAGCCCCCTTAG
- a CDS encoding DUF434 domain-containing protein, producing the protein MARDSLGAPPEAFYDLFFLLSRGYPRSEALELVKRRHRLSKRSAVLLSRCIHPRRVAAMVASKLVPAKRLRGGKLVVDGFNQLATIYAALTGAPVLRCVDGLTRDALLAGPRPVVENIDRLAALLASALRMVNPGRVIIVFDSQPSHSGEAAVVVRRALEGLEAIVEVSRTADKRVIEYAASGYVAASSDIAIAASPRVARLFDLAGFAVASLLPGAKVNNIPLLLGEMHSQWCRKGGGEGPVA; encoded by the coding sequence GTGGCACGGGATAGCCTCGGGGCGCCCCCCGAGGCCTTCTATGATTTGTTCTTCCTACTTTCCCGCGGCTATCCCCGCAGCGAGGCCCTCGAGCTAGTTAAGCGGAGGCACCGTCTCTCAAAGAGAAGTGCGGTCCTTCTCTCAAGATGCATCCATCCCCGCAGAGTGGCTGCTATGGTGGCCTCCAAGCTGGTTCCAGCCAAGAGGCTCAGAGGGGGCAAACTGGTCGTAGACGGGTTTAACCAGCTTGCAACCATATATGCCGCGTTGACCGGCGCTCCGGTACTCCGCTGTGTCGACGGGCTCACGCGTGACGCGCTGCTTGCCGGGCCCCGCCCCGTCGTGGAGAACATAGACAGGCTTGCAGCGCTCCTGGCTTCGGCGCTCAGAATGGTAAACCCGGGGCGCGTGATTATTGTTTTCGACAGCCAGCCGAGCCATAGTGGCGAGGCGGCTGTGGTAGTGCGCAGAGCCCTGGAGGGGCTCGAGGCTATTGTCGAGGTCTCGAGGACGGCTGACAAGAGGGTTATCGAATACGCGGCCTCCGGCTACGTGGCCGCCAGCAGCGACATAGCTATAGCTGCAAGCCCCAGGGTAGCCCGCCTCTTTGACCTGGCAGGCTTCGCCGTGGCTAGTCTCCTTCCCGGGGCCAAGGTAAACAATATACCCCTGCTGCTAGGGGAGATGCACAGCCAGTGGTGCAGGAAGGGCGGCGGGGAGGGGCCCGTAGCCTAG
- the alaS gene encoding alanine--tRNA ligase has protein sequence MHVDPKEYELEFFKEKGFIRRRCRIGGEYFWTLNPEQEHCNDAPCVEYYFWDVPKRSTDLSVAEARRKFLRFFERNGHEIIEPRPVVARWREDLYLTIASIVVFQPHVTSGIVPPPANPLVIVQPSIRLEDIDNVGLTLGRHLTSFEMGGHHAFNYPDKRVYWKEETVRLAFEFFTEELGIPPEHVTFKESWWEGGGNAGPSFEVTVGGLELATLVFMKYRVVDGRYEPIPVKVVDTGYGIERIAWFTQRVPTAFHAIYGSLLEDFHKLLGVEPPPSKLLWAAARDAGRLDPEDPESVRRFYERAARDAGMEPREAEELLRRAAAVYALLDHSKTIALMLGDGIVPSNTGEGYLARLVIRRALRLIRRLGSDASLVELVERQARFWGRDYYPRMLENLDYIVKVTRLEEERFDRSIERGLREVARLLRRKKSLSLDDLILLYDSHGLPPDMVAEAAAKLGVRVHVPHNFYAIVARRHGAGGGVARRSEKPSLPEDVVEWLRGFPETVRLFHEDPYMREFTARVLGVKGVYLVLDRTAFYPTGGGQLHDTGVVRLCGEEYRVVRVEKVDGVIVHVLDREPPGGCSEAWGRIDWERRYRLMRHHTAVHVLLGAARRVLGNHVWQAGAEKTPEKARLDITHYELPSSEEVRRIEELANKAILERIPVEARIMDRNEAEKVYGFRLYQGGVPMSAKIRVLRIGDWDVEACFGTHVSNSAEIGSVKITRVEKLQDGVVRFELVAGSEVARYASELESRLNNIARMVGGGAADVEKRVEKLIRDYNKTRQSVNILSKYVVKDMVEKAKSSPLAIDGLRVYVLRDDIPLRELYQEAAKQLSLEDPEGVTVALVPVEQGVVVEVGAGSKASERVDLRQLARLLASRGFRGGGKPSHVTMMARGLSAEEALDALLSALRSLVEGKGGSGTG, from the coding sequence ATGCATGTAGACCCTAAGGAGTACGAGCTGGAGTTCTTCAAGGAGAAGGGCTTCATACGCCGTCGCTGCAGGATAGGCGGCGAGTACTTCTGGACCCTGAATCCGGAGCAGGAGCATTGTAACGATGCTCCCTGCGTCGAGTACTATTTCTGGGATGTGCCGAAGAGGTCCACTGATCTGAGCGTCGCCGAGGCTCGGAGGAAGTTTCTCAGGTTCTTCGAGAGAAACGGCCATGAGATTATAGAGCCTAGGCCTGTTGTGGCGCGGTGGAGGGAGGACCTATATCTCACCATTGCCAGTATAGTCGTCTTCCAGCCTCACGTGACTAGCGGGATCGTGCCGCCTCCCGCCAACCCGTTGGTCATAGTGCAGCCTAGCATAAGGCTTGAAGATATAGATAATGTGGGCCTTACTTTAGGTAGGCACTTGACTAGCTTTGAGATGGGCGGGCACCACGCCTTCAACTATCCCGATAAGCGCGTTTACTGGAAGGAGGAGACGGTGAGGCTTGCGTTTGAATTCTTCACGGAGGAGCTTGGGATTCCCCCGGAGCATGTTACCTTCAAGGAGTCGTGGTGGGAGGGTGGAGGCAATGCGGGCCCCAGCTTTGAGGTGACGGTGGGCGGCCTCGAGCTAGCCACTCTGGTGTTCATGAAGTACCGTGTAGTTGATGGCCGCTACGAGCCTATACCGGTTAAGGTTGTCGATACCGGGTATGGTATTGAGAGGATAGCCTGGTTCACTCAGCGGGTCCCAACGGCCTTTCACGCGATATACGGGAGCCTTCTAGAAGACTTCCATAAGCTGCTGGGCGTGGAGCCCCCGCCATCCAAGCTTCTCTGGGCGGCTGCTAGGGATGCAGGGCGCCTTGACCCGGAGGACCCGGAGAGCGTTAGGAGGTTCTACGAGCGCGCCGCCCGTGACGCCGGGATGGAGCCCCGGGAGGCCGAGGAGCTGCTTCGCCGTGCTGCCGCTGTATATGCTCTCCTAGACCACAGCAAGACTATAGCATTGATGCTAGGCGACGGGATAGTGCCCAGCAACACTGGGGAGGGCTATCTGGCCCGGCTTGTGATAAGGAGGGCGCTGAGGCTGATAAGGAGGCTTGGGAGCGATGCGAGCCTTGTAGAGCTTGTTGAGAGGCAGGCCAGGTTCTGGGGCCGCGACTACTACCCAAGGATGCTCGAGAACCTGGACTACATAGTCAAGGTTACGAGGCTTGAGGAGGAGAGGTTCGACCGGAGTATCGAGAGGGGCCTCCGGGAGGTAGCCAGGCTGCTCCGCCGCAAGAAGAGTCTAAGCCTTGACGACCTCATACTCCTCTACGACTCCCATGGGCTCCCTCCGGACATGGTGGCTGAGGCGGCTGCCAAGCTTGGTGTCAGGGTTCATGTGCCGCATAACTTCTACGCCATCGTCGCCAGGCGCCATGGTGCCGGCGGGGGCGTGGCTAGGAGGTCCGAGAAGCCTAGCCTCCCCGAGGACGTGGTTGAGTGGCTCCGCGGCTTCCCAGAGACTGTAAGGCTATTCCACGAGGACCCCTATATGAGGGAGTTCACCGCTAGAGTGCTTGGTGTTAAGGGTGTCTACCTTGTCCTTGATCGTACAGCCTTCTACCCCACGGGCGGCGGCCAGCTCCACGACACTGGCGTGGTGAGGCTCTGTGGCGAGGAATACCGGGTGGTGAGGGTAGAGAAGGTGGATGGCGTCATAGTGCATGTGCTTGACCGGGAGCCGCCTGGTGGCTGCAGCGAGGCCTGGGGGAGGATTGACTGGGAGCGCCGCTACCGGCTTATGAGGCACCACACGGCTGTCCACGTCCTCCTAGGTGCCGCTAGGAGGGTGCTGGGCAATCATGTGTGGCAGGCGGGTGCCGAGAAGACGCCAGAGAAGGCAAGGCTCGATATAACACACTACGAGCTTCCAAGCAGCGAGGAGGTCAGGAGGATAGAGGAGCTCGCCAACAAGGCTATACTTGAGCGCATCCCCGTCGAGGCAAGGATAATGGACCGGAACGAGGCGGAGAAGGTCTATGGTTTCCGCCTATATCAGGGCGGCGTCCCCATGTCGGCTAAGATACGAGTGCTCAGGATAGGGGACTGGGATGTGGAGGCGTGCTTCGGCACACATGTGTCCAACAGTGCTGAGATAGGCTCCGTCAAGATAACGAGGGTGGAGAAGCTCCAGGATGGCGTGGTGAGGTTCGAGCTCGTGGCCGGCAGCGAGGTGGCGCGCTATGCCTCCGAGCTGGAGAGCCGCCTAAACAATATAGCCAGGATGGTGGGTGGCGGCGCCGCTGATGTGGAGAAGCGCGTAGAGAAGCTTATACGCGACTACAATAAGACCAGGCAGAGCGTTAACATCCTCTCAAAATACGTCGTGAAGGATATGGTGGAGAAGGCTAAGAGCAGCCCACTGGCCATAGACGGGCTCCGCGTCTACGTGCTGAGGGATGATATCCCCCTCCGCGAACTCTACCAGGAGGCTGCTAAGCAGCTGAGCCTGGAGGACCCGGAGGGCGTCACAGTAGCGCTGGTGCCAGTTGAGCAGGGTGTTGTGGTAGAGGTTGGCGCCGGCTCCAAGGCCTCCGAGCGCGTCGATCTACGGCAGCTTGCTAGGCTGCTGGCATCTAGAGGGTTCCGTGGAGGAGGTAAGCCCTCGCACGTCACCATGATGGCTAGGGGGCTCTCTGCCGAGGAGGCCCTGGACGCATTGCTCTCGGCGCTCCGCAGCCTGGTCGAGGGGAAGGGCGGGAGTGGCACGGGATAG
- a CDS encoding 50S ribosomal protein L10, producing the protein MSVKAHTRRIPEWKVREVEELAELARKYSVIAIVDLSNTPTAQLQRIRRKIERKFGDKVVLRVAKNTLFKLALKKAGIDPSPLEPYLTGTNMFIFTNVNPFELALAIDKIYATKPAKPGDVAPTEIVLPAGDTGFKPGPIMSVFGKLRVPIRVQGGTIWIAKDTKVAKPGDTISPELASILQKLGIEPIIVKLKIKAAYEDGVVIPADKLILDLEAYRHDVAQAHLAALMVGVEIAYPEPKVLELAIPIAVRRALAVAAEAGYVTPDNAEYVIGLAVARAMAVAAALGDTAKELGIEVQTAAAAPAAAEEKKEEEEGEEKEEEKKEVSEEQLAAGLESLFGF; encoded by the coding sequence ATGAGCGTTAAGGCTCATACCAGGCGCATACCCGAGTGGAAGGTTAGGGAGGTAGAGGAGCTGGCAGAGCTCGCCAGGAAGTACAGTGTCATAGCTATAGTGGACCTTTCTAACACGCCGACCGCTCAGCTGCAGCGTATACGCAGGAAGATAGAGAGGAAGTTTGGAGACAAGGTTGTGCTCAGGGTAGCTAAGAACACCCTATTCAAGCTGGCCCTCAAGAAGGCGGGTATCGACCCGTCCCCCCTGGAACCCTACCTCACTGGCACCAATATGTTCATATTCACTAATGTCAACCCCTTCGAGCTGGCACTAGCTATAGACAAGATATATGCGACGAAGCCTGCTAAGCCCGGTGACGTGGCTCCGACAGAAATCGTGCTGCCTGCAGGTGATACCGGCTTCAAGCCTGGCCCAATAATGAGCGTCTTCGGCAAGCTCCGTGTGCCTATACGCGTGCAGGGAGGCACAATATGGATAGCTAAGGATACCAAGGTAGCCAAGCCCGGCGACACTATATCGCCCGAGCTGGCCTCTATACTTCAGAAGCTCGGTATAGAGCCGATAATAGTGAAGCTCAAGATCAAGGCTGCCTATGAAGACGGTGTCGTGATACCTGCTGACAAGCTCATCCTCGACCTGGAGGCCTACCGGCACGACGTGGCACAGGCCCATCTAGCGGCATTGATGGTCGGCGTTGAGATAGCGTATCCAGAGCCCAAGGTACTTGAACTGGCAATACCCATTGCTGTCAGGCGTGCACTGGCTGTAGCGGCCGAGGCCGGCTACGTGACGCCAGACAACGCGGAGTATGTGATAGGCCTTGCAGTGGCTAGAGCTATGGCGGTGGCGGCCGCTCTAGGCGATACAGCAAAGGAGCTGGGGATAGAGGTCCAGACGGCCGCAGCCGCTCCTGCCGCCGCCGAGGAGAAGAAGGAGGAGGAAGAGGGGGAGGAGAAGGAAGAGGAGAAGAAGGAGGTCAGCGAGGAGCAGCTGGCCGCCGGCCTCGAGAGCCTCTTCGGGTTCTAG
- a CDS encoding 50S ribosomal protein L1, whose translation MSFVPREAVEKAVREAIEASPRRNFKQSVDLVVVLRDIDLKSPQGRIREVVFLPHKPNKKVNICVVADGDMAVKARDVAERVITREELQGLVGNRKAAKKIAEFCDWVLVRTDLMPLAGRTLAPALGPRGKIPVPVPPNADIAGFVERYRAAVMLRAKDQPQVMCRVGTEDMKVEDIVENIYKVLATLEGKLPNARNNVARIIVKTTMGPPVEIMVR comes from the coding sequence ATGTCGTTTGTGCCTCGCGAGGCGGTGGAGAAGGCGGTTAGGGAGGCTATAGAGGCGAGTCCTAGGCGCAACTTCAAGCAGTCCGTTGACCTGGTAGTGGTGCTCCGGGACATAGACCTCAAGAGCCCCCAGGGCCGCATAAGGGAGGTAGTCTTCCTGCCCCATAAGCCCAATAAGAAGGTCAATATCTGTGTCGTCGCTGACGGCGACATGGCTGTCAAGGCGCGCGACGTAGCTGAGAGGGTTATAACCAGGGAGGAGCTTCAGGGCCTTGTGGGCAACCGTAAGGCGGCTAAGAAGATTGCCGAGTTCTGCGACTGGGTGCTCGTCCGCACCGACCTGATGCCCCTGGCAGGCAGGACGCTTGCTCCTGCCCTCGGCCCGCGTGGCAAGATACCGGTGCCGGTGCCCCCGAATGCTGACATAGCTGGCTTCGTCGAGAGGTACCGTGCCGCGGTGATGCTCCGGGCTAAGGACCAGCCTCAGGTTATGTGTCGGGTTGGCACGGAGGATATGAAGGTGGAGGACATAGTGGAGAATATATACAAGGTGCTGGCTACGCTGGAGGGCAAGCTGCCTAACGCGAGGAACAATGTAGCACGTATAATAGTGAAGACCACTATGGGCCCGCCGGTGGAGATAATGGTTAGGTAG
- a CDS encoding 50S ribosomal protein L11, producing MGAIRVINAKVKGGEASPAPPLSDSLSKFGLDVNKVVEEINKLTERYKGFEVQVKIIVDEDTKEYEIEVKPPTTTELLLKAVGAKEPSGDPMHQKIGDLPFEKIVEIAIMKKPALTAKTLKAAVKTILGSARSIGITVDGKDPKQVTREVEEGLYDAVLSRYEEEWEKA from the coding sequence ATGGGCGCGATTAGGGTCATCAACGCTAAGGTTAAGGGTGGCGAGGCTTCGCCCGCCCCGCCCCTGAGCGACTCCCTAAGCAAGTTCGGGCTGGATGTCAACAAGGTAGTTGAGGAGATAAACAAGCTGACTGAGCGCTACAAGGGCTTCGAGGTTCAGGTCAAGATAATAGTAGATGAGGACACTAAGGAGTACGAGATAGAAGTGAAGCCCCCGACAACCACGGAGCTCCTGCTAAAAGCCGTTGGCGCCAAGGAGCCCTCCGGGGATCCGATGCACCAGAAGATAGGCGACCTCCCCTTCGAGAAGATAGTGGAGATAGCCATAATGAAGAAGCCCGCTCTCACCGCTAAGACCTTGAAGGCCGCCGTCAAGACGATACTCGGCTCCGCTAGGAGCATAGGGATAACCGTGGATGGCAAGGACCCCAAGCAGGTAACCAGGGAGGTTGAGGAAGGCCTCTACGACGCGGTTCTCTCAAGGTATGAGGAGGAGTGGGAGAAGGCTTAG
- a CDS encoding transcription elongation factor Spt5 — translation MGQSAAEQRSSRAQPRLYAVRTVAGRELDVALIMEQRVKDENIPIYAIIVPPQIRGYVIVETSAAFHAANAIQGIRYAKGVVPGVLRYEDVESLLKPEAVVETLKPGDIVEIISGPFRGMKAQVVRVQPGKNEVVLNVLEVEYPLQITVPGDSVRPARERGS, via the coding sequence GTGGGGCAGAGCGCGGCGGAGCAGCGCTCCTCTAGGGCGCAGCCCCGCCTCTACGCCGTGAGAACAGTTGCGGGCAGGGAGCTGGATGTAGCGCTGATAATGGAGCAGCGGGTGAAGGACGAGAATATACCCATCTACGCCATAATAGTGCCTCCCCAGATACGCGGCTACGTGATAGTGGAGACATCTGCAGCCTTCCACGCAGCTAACGCTATTCAGGGGATAAGATACGCCAAGGGTGTTGTACCCGGGGTTCTCCGCTACGAGGATGTGGAGAGCCTCCTGAAGCCGGAGGCCGTGGTCGAGACCCTGAAGCCCGGCGACATAGTAGAGATCATATCCGGCCCCTTCCGCGGCATGAAGGCGCAGGTTGTGCGAGTGCAGCCCGGTAAGAATGAGGTAGTTTTAAATGTGCTAGAGGTTGAGTATCCGCTTCAAATCACGGTGCCAGGGGACTCGGTGAGGCCGGCTAGGGAGCGAGGGAGCTAG
- a CDS encoding protein translocase SEC61 complex subunit gamma: MAARERESIIDYVKATLHEWRLVLQRVEKPDSSEYLQASKVIWLAIILVGSVAYVIHLVATTLLTG; encoded by the coding sequence ATGGCGGCTAGGGAGAGGGAGAGCATCATAGACTATGTAAAGGCTACACTGCACGAGTGGAGGCTGGTGCTGCAGCGTGTCGAGAAGCCCGATAGCTCCGAGTACCTGCAGGCCTCCAAGGTTATCTGGCTCGCCATAATACTCGTGGGCTCTGTAGCCTATGTCATCCATCTAGTGGCTACGACGCTGCTCACCGGCTAG
- the ftsY gene encoding signal recognition particle-docking protein FtsY, giving the protein MVFGRLKKALKKFVDNVTEVVATKEISEEELEPILEELVLSLAESDVAFEVAEEIAQKLRGKLVGSKVPRFKNLRDHVVKALEESILEVLSRSYKPIDLLGEASRRQPENPLRIVFFGVNGVGKTTTIAKFAYMLRSHGITPVIAAADTYRAGAQEQLRKHAERLGAPFIGGRYGADPAAVVYDAVEYARARGYRVVLIDTAGRLHTDRDLMEELRKITRVAKPDYRVLIVDSLTGNDAVEQAKFFDKAVGIDFIVLTKVDADVKGGTALSVAAVTGKPILFMGVGQRYEDLEPFEPRRFVERILSDIVQGSG; this is encoded by the coding sequence GTGGTCTTCGGGAGGCTTAAGAAGGCGCTGAAGAAGTTCGTTGACAATGTCACAGAGGTTGTAGCTACCAAGGAGATAAGCGAGGAGGAGCTTGAGCCTATACTAGAGGAGCTTGTGTTGAGTCTTGCCGAGAGTGATGTTGCCTTCGAGGTGGCCGAGGAGATAGCGCAGAAGCTCCGAGGGAAGCTTGTGGGCAGCAAGGTCCCACGCTTCAAGAACCTTCGTGACCACGTGGTCAAAGCACTTGAGGAGTCCATACTGGAAGTTCTGAGCCGCAGCTACAAGCCTATTGACCTGCTCGGGGAGGCTTCTCGGCGGCAGCCCGAGAACCCCCTCAGGATAGTGTTCTTTGGAGTCAACGGGGTGGGGAAGACTACTACCATAGCCAAGTTCGCCTACATGCTTCGCAGCCACGGTATAACCCCTGTGATAGCTGCTGCAGACACTTACCGTGCGGGTGCTCAGGAGCAGCTGCGGAAGCATGCTGAGAGGCTAGGAGCCCCCTTCATAGGGGGCCGTTATGGCGCCGACCCCGCCGCAGTGGTATATGATGCCGTAGAGTACGCGCGGGCCCGCGGCTACCGTGTAGTGCTGATAGATACTGCTGGCAGGCTGCACACCGACAGGGACCTCATGGAGGAGCTCCGTAAGATAACCCGTGTGGCTAAGCCCGACTACCGCGTGCTTATAGTGGACTCTCTAACCGGGAATGATGCGGTTGAGCAGGCTAAGTTCTTCGACAAGGCCGTGGGGATAGACTTCATAGTGCTCACAAAGGTTGATGCCGACGTGAAGGGCGGCACGGCTCTGAGCGTGGCGGCGGTGACGGGGAAGCCGATACTGTTCATGGGTGTGGGCCAGCGCTACGAGGACCTGGAGCCCTTTGAGCCGCGCAGATTCGTGGAGAGGATACTCTCAGACATAGTGCAGGGCTCCGGCTAG
- the pfdA gene encoding prefoldin subunit alpha, producing the protein MSAGGQQGQRAITLEEAIEQLSLLESQIKQLQTAAAELESRLAQLSAVEEAIMDVHDGAEDALVPLDTSGEVLVRASVKPLEQVIVHAGLDVFVELPRDKALAFLREERASVSRLLDAYRRELAKLTEHYVALRSAVEQALQAAQQQRGARG; encoded by the coding sequence TTGAGTGCCGGCGGGCAGCAGGGGCAGCGTGCTATAACCCTTGAGGAGGCTATCGAGCAGCTCTCCCTCCTCGAGAGCCAGATAAAGCAGCTTCAGACGGCCGCAGCGGAGCTAGAGTCTAGGCTGGCACAGCTCTCTGCGGTAGAGGAAGCCATTATGGATGTTCATGATGGTGCTGAAGACGCCCTAGTGCCTCTCGACACCAGCGGCGAGGTGCTTGTGCGCGCCTCGGTAAAGCCCCTGGAGCAGGTCATAGTTCACGCTGGGCTCGATGTGTTCGTCGAGCTTCCCCGGGATAAGGCCCTGGCCTTTCTAAGGGAGGAGAGGGCATCAGTCTCGAGGCTCCTTGACGCCTATAGGAGGGAACTGGCCAAGCTCACCGAGCATTATGTGGCTCTGCGCTCGGCTGTGGAGCAGGCTCTGCAGGCGGCCCAGCAGCAGAGGGGGGCTCGTGGCTGA
- the rpl18a gene encoding 50S ribosomal protein L18Ae, with product MGEVKFFLVEGRMLIRPHKMPEWWRFRKYVRALKPEHAVEKVLSELGSNHKLKRYHIKIDRVVEVPPDEVPDRSLLALARLTRWVKP from the coding sequence ATGGGCGAGGTTAAGTTCTTCCTCGTTGAGGGCAGGATGCTAATACGGCCCCATAAGATGCCGGAGTGGTGGAGGTTCCGCAAGTACGTTCGTGCGCTGAAGCCGGAGCATGCTGTGGAGAAGGTGCTATCGGAGCTAGGCAGCAACCACAAGCTGAAGAGGTACCATATAAAGATTGATCGCGTTGTCGAGGTGCCCCCCGATGAGGTTCCGGATCGCAGTCTCCTAGCCCTGGCGAGGCTCACCAGGTGGGTTAAGCCTTGA
- a CDS encoding translation initiation factor IF-6: protein MIEYMNVHGNPNIGVYIFANNKIALVPPTITEKDRKKVADVLGVEVVAVKIADMIINGVMVAGNDRGLLLPRIIKPEEYDELKEYIGDAVRLEILEIRQTALGNLIAANNYGALVSPTIDKPALEKIKNVLGVEAVYQRHLADIPTVGSMIVVTDRGGVVHPGVSEEERKLLSNIFRVEVSTATVNFGLYFVKAGLVANNKGALVGDETTGPELMRIQQALRLGG, encoded by the coding sequence TTGATCGAATACATGAACGTGCATGGGAACCCGAACATAGGTGTCTACATATTTGCTAACAATAAGATAGCGCTGGTCCCGCCTACGATAACTGAGAAGGATAGGAAGAAGGTTGCCGACGTTCTCGGCGTGGAAGTGGTCGCTGTCAAGATAGCCGACATGATTATCAATGGCGTCATGGTGGCGGGGAATGACCGGGGCCTCCTCCTCCCGAGGATTATAAAGCCCGAGGAGTATGATGAGCTGAAGGAATACATTGGTGATGCGGTTAGGCTGGAGATACTCGAGATTAGGCAGACGGCTCTCGGGAACCTTATAGCGGCTAACAACTATGGCGCATTGGTGTCGCCCACTATTGATAAGCCTGCTCTCGAGAAGATTAAGAACGTGTTGGGTGTTGAGGCTGTCTACCAGAGGCATCTAGCAGACATACCTACCGTGGGCTCCATGATCGTTGTCACGGATCGTGGCGGGGTGGTGCATCCGGGAGTCAGCGAGGAGGAGAGGAAGCTTCTCAGCAACATATTCCGCGTGGAGGTATCTACAGCTACCGTCAACTTTGGCCTCTACTTCGTGAAGGCAGGGCTCGTGGCTAATAACAAGGGAGCGCTCGTAGGCGACGAGACTACAGGCCCGGAGCTTATGAGGATCCAGCAAGCCTTAAGACTTGGAGGCTAG